CTTCTTAAAAACACTATCTGAAACCCCAGTAGTACACTATGTTGTGCTGCCAGTAGGTTTTCCTCTCGTGCTCTCTGTCggcatctctctcttcctgtagatgATTGATATTCAGATCCCCAGACTCTCTCTAGCTGCGTGTGTATTTTTAATGAATTCCATATAGGCTTTTccaaatgataataataatatgaagaTTATTGAAAGCAAAAGTGTTGATATTGCCTGGGGTTTGGAATGTTTTGCATTGAATAGACCAGTGGCGCTGGTGTAtgcgtgtgcatgcttgtgtgcgtCATTGCCTAataagtgtgtttgtttgtttgtttgcaggTCTTGCCCAGGCAGACATGTGGCCTGTTCACGCACACCATCTTCTATAAGGAGTACCCAGGCAGTCCCAACGAACTGGACAAACTCATTAACGGAGGAGAGCTGTTCCTCACTGTTCTACTCAACCCtgtgagttaacacacacacacactatatatccAATCACTGCTGGCCACTCCCACTATCAGTGAATTTAAGTTAACctttgtctttccctctctctgtctctctctctctctctctctctcctcctccagatcAGTATCTTCATGACCCACCTGTCTAACTACGGTAATGACCGGCTGGGCCTGTACACCTTTAAGAGCCTGGTGGCCTTCCTGCAAACCTGGACCAACCTGCGGCTGCAGACCCTGCCTCCCATCCAGCTGGCCCAGAGATACTTCAGCCTCTTCCCTAACGAGAGAGACCCACTCTGGCAGGTCAGTCTGTGGGACAGAGTGAGACTGGCTGGAACTGGATGTGTGCATTGACGAATACTGGGATGTGATAAATATCTTGGGAAATTGACTACAAGTGGAAAAATCATGTTAGGTTGTATTTTGAGCGGAACGTCCTATTAACCTGACTGTACACAGCTTAGTCTCCTTTAGATAGGCCTTTAACATGAGTCCTGGGTGGATCCTCGTCCTGTAGACCACAAACTGCTGCCAAGTATTGTATTTGTGTTGAAAGGGCATCTCCATTGACCGTTCCAATGTAGCCGCACGTCCTCAGGATGTTGTACGTATTTGTTCAGGGTTCAttaatccttaagagtctattgacgcaCCCCTGCGTCAATCTAACGTCATTTTAAAAAGCCCCTtcaaaatccgtcagtttaagctagagatatcagttaTTTTCACCGCATCTGCCAATGTTGGCCTTCTGCATCTGTGGGGGAAGGGGGCCGAGCTACAGaggtttgtcagaccaggagacatcccgatAATCTGTCTTCTCATGAAAGCGTCCGGTTggacaaactaatatgacccctctatggaaaggggagactcccgaacacgatggtgttctccgttttgctctacaacccccacaagtgtcaggggaCTAAtttgaaggtaacccatacaaacgaaTGGAAGAATGGATGTCGTTTTGTGTCCtaaaaaataaggggttaaatatgtgttcaaaaaacaaaaatatttctTCTATCTCTTCAAAACCTTAATCCTTATGATTTCTTTTTTGACTGTCTGTTTTGCCatttgaatgtgttattcaacgtGTTTCTATTGGCAGTAGTAAATAAAAACATTCATAGAAAAAtgttatacctaaaggggtcctaaaattctaaataaaatagctaaattatccatggtatgaccatcttaaaacaatttcatatgttagcttagtacccAAGCCCCCCCAACGGCATAGACTTTTAGAGGTTAAACAACTGGATACATGTAAGAATGACTAAGGACTCATAAACCCTGGTCCTACAGGATCCCTGCGAGGACAAAAGGCACAAGGACATCTGGTCAAAGGAGAAGACATGCGACCGTTTCCCCAAGCTGCTTGTAATTGGGCCTCAGAAGACAGGTGAGAGATGGAACACCAGAACCACCTAGTGGACATCACTAGCCATGACTCTGTCCACAATCTCACTTCTGCTCACtccccatcccaaatggcaccctattccctgtataatgcactactcttgaccagagccatacactggtcaaaagtagtgcattatatagggaatggggtaccatttgggacggagCCTTGATTTCACCTCACTTGTGATTCACTTCCCTTCCTCATATGTAATTATCGCAGTGATGAGTAGTTCGAGCTGACAGGTATTTGCTCTGGCCTGTGGGAGGTTTCTGAGACTTTGGTCTGCAGAGGAGGTGTTGTTCTCTCAGAGTTACACATTCTCAGTACAGAACAAAATTACAGGAACTGGCCTGTCACACATGACCGACTGACACTATCTCATCCGCAGAGAAAGCAGAAGGCGGTTCATGAGAAACACTCACCAACACTAATGGGAACAGGACACTCATGAGACGATTTATTTGATCATTCATTGTCATGGCTGCTGCAAAGTCAATGTTTTAATGCTTCAAAATATATACTCtctcttcactgtctctctctctccccgcttcatcccccttccctccctctctctgtctccatctccatccctctacatcccccttccctccctctctctccctctccatccctctccctcccaggtTCTACAGCCCTCTATCTGTTCCTGGGCATGcaccctgacctgaccagtaACTACCCCAACAAGGAGACCTTTGAGGAGATCCAGTTCTTCAACGGACACAACTACCACAGAGGCATCGACTGGTACGACTACCACAGAGAAAGAGCTCTGGGACGTATTCATAAAggatctcagagtaggagtgttgatctaggatcagccccACCCCATCCATCTAATCTTATTCCTTATGATCTAAAAATACAAAAGTGTACCCTTATAACCttgttttttttgtgggggggggggggacactaaCTCAGTATTCAGTACTTTAAAtgagagtctgctaaattactcaaatgtaaaacaCTAAAATCAAATCGAAACTGTTTAGACATTATAACGGACCTACATTCTGGACCTTGTTGAAGACCGCATGTGGCCCCCAGGGCCAAATTAGTTTGACACCCTTGGTCTAGAGACTTTCCATTAAACATGCTTTCCAGTCCAGGGGTTGGCTTCTGTCAGTTTTCTGTTAGTGTATAGTTTAGTTAGTGCGTCTGTTTTGTCTTTTGGTGAACACACAGGTACATGGAGTACTTCCCCCtgccctccaacaccagctcAGACTACTACTTTGAGAAAAGTGCCAACTATTTTGACTCTGAGGTGGCAGCGGAGCGGGCGGCTGCCCTCTTGCCTAAATCGAAGATCATCACCATCCTCATCAACCCAGCTGACCGTGCTTACTCCTGGTACCAGGTTGGTTTCTAAGTCCTTATAACTGTTGTATATAATACATAATTACTACTCCTTGTACCAGGTTGGTTAATATCTCCTTAAAACTGTTGTATATAATACATAATTACTACTCATGGTACCAGGTTGGTTTATAACTCCTTATAACTGTTGTATATAATACATAATTACTACTCCTGGTACCAGGTTGGTTTATAACTCCTCATAACTGTTGTATATAATACATAATTACTACTCATGGTACCAGGTTGGTTTATAACTCCTTATAACTGTTGTATATAATACATAATTACTACTCCTGGTACCAGGTTGGTTTATAACTCCTTATAACTGTTGTATATAATACATAATTACTACTCCTTGTACCAGGTTGGTTTATAACTCCTTATAACTGTTGTATATAATACATAATTACTACTCCTGGTACCAGGTTGGTTTATAACTCCTTATAACTGTTGTATATAATACATAATTACTACTCCTTGTACCAGGTTGGTTTATAACTCCTTATAACTGTTGTATATAATACATAATTACTACTCCTTGTACCAGGTTGGTTTATAACTCCTTATAACTGTTGTATATAATACATAATTACTACTCCTTGTACCAGGTTGGTTTATAACTCTTTATAACTGTTGTATATAATACTGTTGTATATTACTACTCATGGTACCAGTTCTGTACGATACATAACTATTCCTCAGTATGACTGTCATGTTCTAATCCTACGTCATGTTCTAATCCTACGTCATGTTCTAATCCTACGTCATGTTCTAATCCTACGTCATGTTCTAATCCTACGTCATGATCTAATCCTACGTCATGATCTAATCCTACGTCAGGTTCTAATCCTACGTCATGATCTAATCCTATGTCATGTTCTAATCCTACAGCACCAGCGCGCTCATGACGACCCAGTGGCTCTGAAATACTCCTTCCATGATGTTATCGTGGCTACCCATGATGCCCCGGTGAGATTGCGTGTGCTCCAGAACCGTTGCTTGGTGCCGGGCTGGTACGCCATCCACCTGGAGAGATGGCTCAACCACTACCACTCCAGTCAGGTCCTGGTTCTGGATGGGCAGCAGCTGAAGACTGAGCCGGCCTCAGTCATGGACAGGATCCAGAAGTTTTTAGGCCTGGTCAACACGGTTAACTACCACAGGATCCTAGCGTGAGTCACTTCACAAACAGAGCAGATAACTTCCCTAGCCACTTACCTCCATATGGCAATACGGGCTTAGATGTATTGTAACCACAAGCATTTAAAAATGCAAATTGTCCTGTGCATTTAAAACTGAGGCTCCCAGATTAAGATGTAATGTGTTTTCTCCAGGTTTGACCCCAACAAAGGCTTCTGGTGTCAGCTGCTGGAGGGAGGGAAGACCAAGTGTCTGGGGAAGAGCAAGGGGCGGAGGTACCCTGACATGGACCCAGAGGTAAGAGTTGTCATTTGCCAATGCAAGTTGTTCACTGATATTTGTTCATTATGATTCATGTTTGTTAATTACCTCTAGGATTATTCTGTTTGTAACTGGTAAGGGGGGGTTTGTGTGTGAGCGCCAGATAACGTTGattgaatccaggctgtgtctGTAATGATaattatatatttctctctctctctctccctacctcactcctatcctttttttctctctctctccctcactccaatccatgtttttccctctctctctctgtctctctctaccatccatttctctctctgtccatcctccaGTCCCAGTTGTTCCTCAGGGAGCACTACAGGGATCAAAACATAGCATTATCTAAGCTGCTGTACAGGATGGGCCAGCCCCTGCCCAGCTGGCTCCGAGAGGAACTGGTCCATACCAGGTAGCAGGGGGAGGGGGACAGCTCAGCGGACTGTACCACAGCTTAACCACCCCCCATATGGAGGAGTATGATATGAATCCGCTGGAGGATCCATAGGAGGGTAAGAAAGGGGTGTGTTCTGATGAAGGCCTCTCCTTCTGTATGTGCTCTTCATAAGAGGGAAGaacagggagggagagcagggatgGTGGGTCTACAATGGCTCATAACCTAGGCCCTAagtgcactcctctctctccctaagtTGTACCTCCCCATGAAACACCACCACCCTTACTTGGTACATTCTATGAAGAGACTACCCACAAGACTGTGCCACCTCTTACAGAGGTGGAGGGGTGTGAAGGTACCGGTACAGATAGgatgggatggagaggagggtgtGGTCAACCCTCATCCCCTCTTTCTTTGACTATCCCTTGCGTTCCTCACATGGACTTGGACCTTACTCTTGAGAGGaacaggaggatgaagaggaagagTGAGACTTGGCTAGCCTGCACAGTACCAGTCATTTAAGGCTGGGTGAGGTGAAAAAAGGGCAGATATTACACTAGAGCAGAGATCAATTAGTACTTGAATCAATTAAAGAACGAATGCCATTAGTTGAAAATGCCTGTGGTTTCTATCTAAAAACCATAGGGGGGTGGTATGATGTATATTGACTCAGGCTACAGGTGTGATGTGGTCTTATTCACTAGGCCTTTAGACACTAGACATGAACACATTTACCAGTGCCCTGACAGAGTCTTCACCACTACATTACCTGGCCTATTGACAGTTCTTATTTTTTTAAGATTGGGATTTGGAGACATGTTATTGTAAAAGGTGACCAGAAACACATTTTGCTTCGTTTCTGTTTCAGATGGGTTTGCATACACAGCACAGGAAGTGTCAGGCAGACAGCCAGGCTGCACACATTGAAAGCACAATATGCAAAGTATTGGTACATCTCATAAATAGACTTTACAGATACACACATATTCTAATTTATCAGGTTGTCTGAAAGCACAGTCATTCTAATTTAACAGCTTGTCTGAAAGCACAGTCATTCTAATTAACAGCTTGTCTGAAAGCACAGTCATTCCAATTAACAGCTTGTCTGAAAGCGCAGTCATTCTAGTTTAATAGGTTGTCTGAAAGCGCAGTCATTCTAATGTAACAGCTTGTCTGAAAGCACAGTCATTCTAATTAACAGCTTGTCTGAAAGCGCAGTCATTCTAGTTTAATAGGTTGTCTGAAAGGGCAGTCATTCTAGTTTAATAGGTTGTCTGAAAGCGCAGTCATTCTAGTTTAATAGGTTGTCTGAAAGCGCAGTCATTCTAGTTTAATAGGCTGAAAGCGCAGTCATTCTAGTTTAATAGGTTGTCTGAAAGCGCAGTCATTCTAGTTTAATAGGTTGTCTGAAAGCGCAGTCATTCTAGTTTAATAGGTTGTCTGAAAGCGCAGTCATTCTAGTTTAATAGGTTGTCTGAAAGCGCAGTCATTCTAATTTAACAGCTTGTCTGAAAGCTCAGTCATAACACAGATATTACAGTATGTGAAGTCGGTCCCACGTTAAACAAAGTACAACTTATGAAGGCTTTATATAGTatacataaaggcttcataggcACTACAAAAATGCTTCACAAATCATCTATAATCAAATTTCATACTCTAAATGGTGTATAAAAGGTGACTACACTTCCCACTGTAGGATGAATTGCCAAATGTGACATAACACACTGTATGCTTATACACCATTCATAGTGTCATATGCTCATTTTGAAGCGTTTATGTAGTGCTTATAAAGCCTTAATGTATGCTCTTTCAAGCGTTTATAAGTTGTACTTTATTTAAAGTGGGAACGTGAAGTCTGACATAAGCTAAGTTTAAATGCACTCAAGTCCATCAGTCATCTGCAGTGTGAGGATTATTTTTAATAAATCCTTATTTTGAATGTTCCATTTCATTTGTTTTAGCAGTTGTTCATAGTATTTCTGAGTTGCATCAGGGAGAATCTAAAATATGAACATCTGACATAGTCAGTATGGCCCAAGTTATAGTAGTAGTTGTAACTCAGACATTAGTCACATGGTACTACCACTGCAGGCATACATAACAAAAAGCTGCTCTTACCGCAATACTTTTGTACAACGTTGTTCAGACGTAATAACAACGCACatgctgtttgtttgtttctttccTGACTCTGTAATCTAATGTTCTAGACATCAATTATTGAATGCGATTGAGGTGAAACTCTTTCAGCCCCCTCTCATAATGCAACGAAAGAGGTATTCAGTGGGACAGAATCATCCGGGTAGTATTGAATTGTCACTACTATGGACCTTAATATAGTGCCATCTGCTGAAGTCCCGACAGGTCTCTTTCATCCTCTGTTCATACAAACGTTCCTCCCCTCTTATTCCTTCTCTCAACTACCCCCACACTGCCAATGGTTGTACAGAGCTCCTAGATCAAGTATTATTGACAtgataataacacaataacagcAATGATGGTACTAATCTCCCCGGACTGTACGATAAAGACGTGTAATTGTTGTCAATCATTTTTACAGTGTAACTAATATTGTCAGTGCTTTTTAATTAGCAAATAAAACCACTTGATTTTTATATTTTTCAGAAATGTTCTTGTCTTTCCCCTCTGAGAcccctgtgtgtgtctttgaatGTTTGATACACAAGTGTTTTCAGAGAAGTACGACATCATTTGGAAAGGAGAAGCAGATTACACCTCAAACCTGAGATGAAGATCACAGTCTCTCGTGAGGGCATGAGAGAATGTCTCACTCGGGACGGAGAGGTTTTACTAGATTTTTACAGGGGTATAATGGTTTCAGTTGAATAGTACCAGTATTATGTTTTCAGTTTGAAGCTAGGTATGAGATCAGATCAGTACAGACTATAGGTCTTCAAGGTTCCACCCGAACACAAATCATTTTGGTCTCGGTTCTATGTAACTACAGCTGATAGGCCCAAATGGACCCGACCACGGCTCTGCATAGCCTATAGCATATAGATTTTACGCTAATAAAGTGAATTTATGACTTATAGAAGGCTTAGCCAACATATAAAGAGATATTCATTAAACAGAAGAGAAACTTTGCTGATAAACATCAATATTTTATCACTTTGGTCCAGTCTGGTCTAGAGTCTAGCCCATTTGGGTTCGGGTCTGATTGTTCTCTGGTCCAATTGGGTCTGGCCTAGAGTCTAGCCCATTTGGGTTCGGGTCTGATTGTTCTCTGGTCCAATCGGGTCGGGCCTAGAGTCTAGCCCATTTGGGTTTGGGTCTGATTGTTCTCTGGTCCAATTGGGTCTGGCCTAGAGTCTAGCCCATTTGGGTTCGGGTCTGATTGTTCTCTGGTCCAATTGGGTCTGGCCTAGAGTCTAGCCCATTTGGGTTCGGGTCTGATTGTTCTCTGGTCCGTTCAGGTCTGGGTCCCCCAACTTTTTGGACCCGTGAAGACAAACATCAACCTCCAGGGTTCAAACTGTCCATAAGAGTTCAAACTGGGTTCAAATGGTCTTTGAGAGTAAATGAGTACTGTGTTGATTACTTTCTGACCTTATTGCATCTTCTGTGGATTTTATCTTTCTGCACTTTTCTCATCACCGCTACCACAATGGAAAATCCCCAATATTCACTGTAGAATAAGTGGAATTCTGATCCACACTTCTATGGAATGATTGATTGTTTTACAGACTTAAATGAAAGCCTTCAAGGCATCCAATGAGTATAGAGCTTTGGCAGTGTTGTCTCTAGGGAGAAAGGTTTCCAACATCTTGCATCATTATCATTAACTGTAAGATCATAAATGTCCACTAACTTTTCTTATTACCATATTGTAGCTTCAAAAGTATTTGTATCCTATTCACACTATTTCAAAATAGAATAGAGGACAAAAAACATcatcttgatttttttttttgtatgtatgtatgtatttttatTACTGCTTGAAAACAAGAAAAGCAAAATATTGCACTGGTGCAAACCTCTGTCCATAAGTATTCTGTCTATTATTTGCTAAAAAAATGAATGCATATAATGGCTACTGGCCCAGCATAGGTACAGTGCTAGATAATACCTGGGTTGTTGTTTAACCTTAGGACTCCATTTTTGAATTAATTAAGATCTTAAGAATGAATGCATTTCCTTAAAAACAATCAAATGGGATGTTGattttcaaatataaaatctgTGGGATTTTCTATTTACTTTCTATCTACTATTTTTCATTCGTGAGAAGTTGAACTACTTTCTTTTCATCGCTTCAGATTTGTCTGCCTCTATCAACAAGTGATGCAGTGCAGGTTGACCAATGACAGCTTAGTTCAAACTCTACAATCTAGTTGAACCTGCCCATCACGTTATAGACTCGGGGCTTTCCAATCCTGGCTCGACTGCCTGTCATTTCAGACAGACGCTTTCTCCGAATAGATCTCTTCCCTTTTTACTGATTGCAGAATTTGAGAGAACATAGACTTGAAGAGAATGGAGGAGCAACAACAGCAGAGACACGATGATGCGCTCCTGGAGCGCGCAGGGAGCCAGGACGTTATCCTCCCAATAACAACCAACACGAGGTGACATTTATAGCAGTAATTTTACGAAACACATTTTATAGATGTCGCAGTTACTTCGTTACATGCATCTGCGTATTGTCTACAGTATGTTTCTTCATTCCCCAAAGTAAGGTTCAAGTATGTGTAAACTCAAAATATTATATTACAATAATCATgtagaaaaaaatatgtaaaacacAAAGAAAATCCATCAACAAGTGCAATATTTTATATAACTTATTTACAACTTGTATGCTATTGTGAATTTACGTCATTATTGAAAGTATGCATAAATTATATTGGGAGTATTATCAATGGTTTGAGTTGTCTGCTGATGCTGACTACATTCCCCATGCTTTCAATCGTTCCTTTACACTCAGATGAAACCTCTGCCTAGTAACTACTGATGTCTCCCAAACCTGTATTTA
The Oncorhynchus mykiss isolate Arlee chromosome 31, USDA_OmykA_1.1, whole genome shotgun sequence genome window above contains:
- the LOC110504826 gene encoding bifunctional heparan sulfate N-deacetylase/N-sulfotransferase 1 isoform X2 translates to MWLAGSSDGQANENSLLSAQLKGFPLFLHSNLGLKDCTVNSKSPLLFITRSGQPLPGPLPGDDWTVFQSNHSTYEPVLLAKTQSAESVPSLGTMVALLPSVVQDLGLHDGIQRVLFGNNLNFWLHKLVFVDAVGFLTGKRLSLSLERHLLVDIDDIFVGKEGTRMKVDDVKALLETQRELRNHVPNFTFNLGYSGKFFHAGSDEEDLGDDLLLSYVKEFWWFPHMWSHMQPHLFHNQSVLAEQMLLNKRFAMEHGIPTNMGYAVAPHHSGVYPVHLQLYDAWKKVWGIRVTSTEEYPHLKPARFRRGFIHSGVSVLPRQTCGLFTHTIFYKEYPGSPNELDKLINGGELFLTVLLNPISIFMTHLSNYGNDRLGLYTFKSLVAFLQTWTNLRLQTLPPIQLAQRYFSLFPNERDPLWQDPCEDKRHKDIWSKEKTCDRFPKLLVIGPQKTGSTALYLFLGMHPDLTSNYPNKETFEEIQFFNGHNYHRGIDWYMEYFPLPSNTSSDYYFEKSANYFDSEVAAERAAALLPKSKIITILINPADRAYSWYQHQRAHDDPVALKYSFHDVIVATHDAPVRLRVLQNRCLVPGWYAIHLERWLNHYHSSQVLVLDGQQLKTEPASVMDRIQKFLGLVNTVNYHRILAFDPNKGFWCQLLEGGKTKCLGKSKGRRYPDMDPESQLFLREHYRDQNIALSKLLYRMGQPLPSWLREELVHTR